CGATGGTGATCGCGGGATGCATGATCGCTTCTGGCGGGTCGTGTGCGGGCGGGATCGGCCGACCGCGGATCACAGGCGGGGGCAGCAGCGCTGGAACGCCGCGCGCGGGCTGATGGCGCATATCGCCGCCCGCGCCGGGCTCAAGCCCACCGCGGCGCTGTTCGTAAGGATCGGCCGCGCCCGCCGCGTGCCACCGCGGACGGGGCCGGCCGGCGTCGGGCGCGCGGCAGCGGCGAATGCGGCCGAAGATGACGAGCGGCAGCGAGAAAGATGGTGCGCGATATAGGGTCAGGCGCGCCAGTCGCCGAGCGAGAGCCGGGTCGGCAGAATGCCGATCTCCGTCCGGCCGGCACCGTCGCCATCGGACCGCGCGGCCAGTTCGCGTATGCCGCGATCGTCATATTCCTCGATATGGCCGGGGACGTCGACGCGGATCAGAAGCCCGCGCTGGCGGTCACGCGGCATCTCGATCACGGTCGCGACCAGCGCCTCCAGGGTGTCGCGGGCGACCAGCCTCGCCTCCGGTTCAGGCACGCCCTGGCGCGAGACCCGCATCAGGGTGGCGCGGGGGTCCCGGTGCAGGTCGCGCATGGCCGGTCTCCGCGGTCAGTCCTTGACGTGCTCGGGCTTCCCCTTGCGTTTCGTCTCCGCGAACTCTTCGAGCTGCTGCTCGCTCATCGACTTTTCCATCTCGCGGGATGCGCCCTTGAGCTTGCTTTTGGGCGTGTCGCCCCGCTTGGCGGACAATGCGGCACCCGCCGCCTTTTGCTGCGCCGCTGACTTGGCCGGCATGAGATCCTCCAGGCTGTCGCCATCGATGCAGGAACAACGGACGAGCCGGGCCGCGTCTCCCGCGCGCGCCCGTCATTCCGTCGATGATTCGGAACGGCCGGCCGATATGGTCACAATCGAATGACGATGGTCGCACCCGTGGCCTCGGCATCGATGTCGATCGTGCCGCCATGCGCGACGACGATCTGGCGGGCGAGGTTGAGGCCGATGCCGCTGCCCGACCGGCGCGTGGTGAAGAAGGGCAGGAACACATCCTCGCGCAGCGCTTCGGGGATGCCGGGCCCGTTGTCGGCGACGCTGATCACCACATCGTGCCGCGCATCCCCGGCGATGCGCAGCACGACCGCCGGGTCGGCGCGATGCTCGCCTGCGGCCTGCGCGGCGTTGCGCAGCAGGTTGATCAGCACCTGCGTCATCAGGTCGAGGTCGGCATGGATCATCAGATCCTCGGGCACGACGGTGCGGGTGAGCGGCAGGTTCGGCCATTCGGCGGCGATCAGCCGCACCAGTTCCTCCGCCCAGTCGCGCGCAGCGAAGCGCTGCCGCTTCACCTCGGGCGGCTGCGCCACCGCGCGATAGCCCTGCACGAACTCGGTCAGGCCATGCGCGCGGCGCGCCAGCGTGGTGATC
The window above is part of the Sphingomonas sanxanigenens DSM 19645 = NX02 genome. Proteins encoded here:
- a CDS encoding DUF3008 family protein, whose amino-acid sequence is MPAKSAAQQKAAGAALSAKRGDTPKSKLKGASREMEKSMSEQQLEEFAETKRKGKPEHVKD